A genomic region of Magnolia sinica isolate HGM2019 chromosome 6, MsV1, whole genome shotgun sequence contains the following coding sequences:
- the LOC131248985 gene encoding putative pentatricopeptide repeat-containing protein At1g12700, mitochondrial isoform X1, whose product MALRTASSSSSTSRNAQKGTDLFPSLSSLFKDPLQISSSNSKTAKNSTTHLQNPTQFEDFVKNRCRAGPVKLPDAMGLFDQMLLMRPSPSICTFNLLLGAVTKTRQYSSVLSMYRRMNSVGFEPDFYTLNILLNCCCNANCVRSGFGVFGDILKRGHEPNSVTFTALIKGLCVEDRIEEATGFFTRMVEVGCLPSVVTYGTLINGLCRAGHTGLAVRLHHEMMKGCGKCKPNIVTYSIIIDNLCKDGLVDEALELFSEMVGRRISPDVVVYSSIIHGLCNVGRWEDATRLFKEMLDNGVSPNVVTFTVLMDALCKEGKTMDAYGLLEVMIRRGEEPDAITYNTLMDGFCLEGRVDEAGKIFESLVSRGCGDDVVSYNVLINGYRRSGRMKKAMELYWEMLTKGVRPTVATYNTLLRGLCQDGQVQAAHKLFDEMHDRGQCADILTYTTVLDGLCKNQCLSEAMDLFRAIEGLKHKPSLKMFNTLMGGMCKAGKLEAARELFDDIPRKGLVPDVVTYTIMINGLCKEGQLHEANALVLQMEEKGCEPNVVTFNTLLRGFCQKNEKHKAMELLRRMVERNLAPDASTASIVVGLLSNDGWYDECFDLLPNFLPKQRGKGDVLSIESLVSTFEDQSCGILVKTQHTSKTSF is encoded by the coding sequence ATGGCGTTGAGgactgcttcttcttcttcttctacttcaagaaatgctcAAAAGGGTACTGATCTCTTtccatctctttcttctcttttcaaaGACCCACTTCAGATTTCCTCTTCCAATTCTAAAACTGCAAAAAATTCAACTACCCATCTTCAGAATCCAACACAATTCGAAGATTTTGTTAAAAACCGGTGCCGGGCGGGACCTGTCAAGCTACCCGATGCAATGGGTCTCTTCGATCAAATGCTTCTCATGCGACCATCACCGTCCATCTGCACATTCAATCTCCTGTTGGGGGCTGTCACCAAAACCAGACAATACTCGTCTGTCCTATCCATGTACAGAAGAATGAATTCGGTTGGTTTCGAACCCGATTTTTACACACTTAATATTTTGCTCAATTGTTGTTGCAATGCGAATTGCGTCCGTTCTGGTTTCGGGGTTTTCGGGGATATTCTCAAGCGGGGCCATGAACCCAATTCGGTTACTTTCACGGCATTGATTAAGGGGCTATGTGTAGAGGATAGGATTGAAGAGGCGACCGGCTTTTTTACGAGAATGGTAGAAGTGGGCTGCCTGCCGAGTGTAGTCACCTACGGCACTCTCATTAATGGGTTATGTCGGGCGGGCCACACGGGCCTCGCTGTCCGATTGCATCATGAAATGATGAAAGGTTGTGGCAAGTGTAAGCCGAATATTGTGACATATAGTATTATCATCGATAATCTCTGTAAAGATGGGTTGGTAGATGAGGCTCTGGAGCTATTCTCAGAAATGGTTGGCAGGAGAATTTCCCCAGATGTTGTTGTTTATAGTTCTATAATTCATGGCCTTTGCAATGTGGGAAGGTGGGAAGACGCCACGAGACTTTTCAAGGAAATGCTGGATAATGGGGTCTCCCCGAATGTGGTAACATTCACTGTGTTGATGGATGCATTATGCAAGGAAGGGAAGACAATGGATGCGTACGGATTGTTAGAAGTTATGATTCGAAGAGGGGAAGAGCCCGATGCCATCACATATAATACGTTGATGGATGGATTTTGTCTGGAGGGTCGGGTTGATGAAGCGGGGAAGATCTTCGAATCTTTGGTCAGTAGGGGATGTGGAGACGATGTTGTTAGCTACAATGTGTTGATTAACGGTTATCGCAGGAGCGGGAGGATGAAGAAGGCTATGGAGCTCTATTGGGAAATGCTTACCAAGGGAGTCCGACCCACGGTGGCTACCTACAATACATTGTTACGTGGGCTTTGCCAGGATGGGCAAGTTCAGGCTGCACACAAACTATTCGATGAGATGCATGACCGTGGACAATGTGCTGATATCCTGACATACACAACAGTGTTGGATGGCCTCTGCAAGAACCAATGCCTTTCTGAGGCAATGGACCTGTTCCGGGCCATTGAGGGTTTGAAACACAAACCTTCTTTGAAGATGTTCAACACCCTCATGGGCGGGATGTGTAAAGCTGGGAAGCTTGAAGCTGCTAGAGAATTGTTTGATGATATTCCTCGTAAAGGTTTGGTGCCTGATGTTGTAACTTACACCATCATGATTAATGGTCTCTGTAAAGAAGGGCAGTTGCATGAGGCAAATGCCTTGGTCTTACAGATGGAAGAAAAAGGATGTGAGCCAAATGTAGTAACATTTAACACACTTTTGCGGGGTTTTTGCCAAAAGAACGAGAAGCATAAGGCAATGGAACTTCTCCGTAGAATGGTTGAGAGAAATCTTGCACCAGACGCATCCACCGCCTCTATAGTAGTAGGTTTGttatcaaatgatggatggtaTGATGAGTGTTTTGATTTGCTTCCAAATTTTCTGCCAAAGCAACGAGGGAAAGGTGATGTGTTGAGTATTGAGTCTCTAGTGTCAACTTTTGAGGACCAGTCTTGTGGAATTCTTGTTAAAACTCAGCATACTTCTAAAACAAGCTTTTGA
- the LOC131248985 gene encoding putative pentatricopeptide repeat-containing protein At1g12700, mitochondrial isoform X2 → MLKRNPTQFEDFVKNRCRAGPVKLPDAMGLFDQMLLMRPSPSICTFNLLLGAVTKTRQYSSVLSMYRRMNSVGFEPDFYTLNILLNCCCNANCVRSGFGVFGDILKRGHEPNSVTFTALIKGLCVEDRIEEATGFFTRMVEVGCLPSVVTYGTLINGLCRAGHTGLAVRLHHEMMKGCGKCKPNIVTYSIIIDNLCKDGLVDEALELFSEMVGRRISPDVVVYSSIIHGLCNVGRWEDATRLFKEMLDNGVSPNVVTFTVLMDALCKEGKTMDAYGLLEVMIRRGEEPDAITYNTLMDGFCLEGRVDEAGKIFESLVSRGCGDDVVSYNVLINGYRRSGRMKKAMELYWEMLTKGVRPTVATYNTLLRGLCQDGQVQAAHKLFDEMHDRGQCADILTYTTVLDGLCKNQCLSEAMDLFRAIEGLKHKPSLKMFNTLMGGMCKAGKLEAARELFDDIPRKGLVPDVVTYTIMINGLCKEGQLHEANALVLQMEEKGCEPNVVTFNTLLRGFCQKNEKHKAMELLRRMVERNLAPDASTASIVVGLLSNDGWYDECFDLLPNFLPKQRGKGDVLSIESLVSTFEDQSCGILVKTQHTSKTSF, encoded by the exons atgctcAAAAGG AATCCAACACAATTCGAAGATTTTGTTAAAAACCGGTGCCGGGCGGGACCTGTCAAGCTACCCGATGCAATGGGTCTCTTCGATCAAATGCTTCTCATGCGACCATCACCGTCCATCTGCACATTCAATCTCCTGTTGGGGGCTGTCACCAAAACCAGACAATACTCGTCTGTCCTATCCATGTACAGAAGAATGAATTCGGTTGGTTTCGAACCCGATTTTTACACACTTAATATTTTGCTCAATTGTTGTTGCAATGCGAATTGCGTCCGTTCTGGTTTCGGGGTTTTCGGGGATATTCTCAAGCGGGGCCATGAACCCAATTCGGTTACTTTCACGGCATTGATTAAGGGGCTATGTGTAGAGGATAGGATTGAAGAGGCGACCGGCTTTTTTACGAGAATGGTAGAAGTGGGCTGCCTGCCGAGTGTAGTCACCTACGGCACTCTCATTAATGGGTTATGTCGGGCGGGCCACACGGGCCTCGCTGTCCGATTGCATCATGAAATGATGAAAGGTTGTGGCAAGTGTAAGCCGAATATTGTGACATATAGTATTATCATCGATAATCTCTGTAAAGATGGGTTGGTAGATGAGGCTCTGGAGCTATTCTCAGAAATGGTTGGCAGGAGAATTTCCCCAGATGTTGTTGTTTATAGTTCTATAATTCATGGCCTTTGCAATGTGGGAAGGTGGGAAGACGCCACGAGACTTTTCAAGGAAATGCTGGATAATGGGGTCTCCCCGAATGTGGTAACATTCACTGTGTTGATGGATGCATTATGCAAGGAAGGGAAGACAATGGATGCGTACGGATTGTTAGAAGTTATGATTCGAAGAGGGGAAGAGCCCGATGCCATCACATATAATACGTTGATGGATGGATTTTGTCTGGAGGGTCGGGTTGATGAAGCGGGGAAGATCTTCGAATCTTTGGTCAGTAGGGGATGTGGAGACGATGTTGTTAGCTACAATGTGTTGATTAACGGTTATCGCAGGAGCGGGAGGATGAAGAAGGCTATGGAGCTCTATTGGGAAATGCTTACCAAGGGAGTCCGACCCACGGTGGCTACCTACAATACATTGTTACGTGGGCTTTGCCAGGATGGGCAAGTTCAGGCTGCACACAAACTATTCGATGAGATGCATGACCGTGGACAATGTGCTGATATCCTGACATACACAACAGTGTTGGATGGCCTCTGCAAGAACCAATGCCTTTCTGAGGCAATGGACCTGTTCCGGGCCATTGAGGGTTTGAAACACAAACCTTCTTTGAAGATGTTCAACACCCTCATGGGCGGGATGTGTAAAGCTGGGAAGCTTGAAGCTGCTAGAGAATTGTTTGATGATATTCCTCGTAAAGGTTTGGTGCCTGATGTTGTAACTTACACCATCATGATTAATGGTCTCTGTAAAGAAGGGCAGTTGCATGAGGCAAATGCCTTGGTCTTACAGATGGAAGAAAAAGGATGTGAGCCAAATGTAGTAACATTTAACACACTTTTGCGGGGTTTTTGCCAAAAGAACGAGAAGCATAAGGCAATGGAACTTCTCCGTAGAATGGTTGAGAGAAATCTTGCACCAGACGCATCCACCGCCTCTATAGTAGTAGGTTTGttatcaaatgatggatggtaTGATGAGTGTTTTGATTTGCTTCCAAATTTTCTGCCAAAGCAACGAGGGAAAGGTGATGTGTTGAGTATTGAGTCTCTAGTGTCAACTTTTGAGGACCAGTCTTGTGGAATTCTTGTTAAAACTCAGCATACTTCTAAAACAAGCTTTTGA